Proteins co-encoded in one Erinaceus europaeus chromosome X, mEriEur2.1, whole genome shotgun sequence genomic window:
- the LOC103128220 gene encoding transketolase-like, whose amino-acid sequence MPAAMHNTEHVPHKSKNGQVTVIGAGVTLHEALASADLLKKEEISIRMPDPFTMKPLDKKLLLDSARATKGGILTVEDHYYEGGIGKEVCSAVVGEPGITVTLLAVSQVPRSGKPAELLKIFAIDKDAIVQAVRGLVAKA is encoded by the coding sequence AGCATGTCCCACACAAGAGCAAGAATGGCCAGGTGACTGTGATTGGGGCTGGAGTGACCCTGCATGAAGCCCTGGCCTCTGCTGACCTGCTGAAGAAAGAAGAGATCAGCATTCGAATGCCGGACCCCTTCACCATGAAGCCCCTGGACAAGAAACTCCTTCTAGACAGTGCTCGGGCCACCAAGGGCGGGATCCTCACGGTGGAGGACCATTACTACGAAGGTGGCATTGGCAAGGAGGTGTGCTCCGCAGTGGTGGGGGAGCCCGGCATCACTGTCACCCTCCTGGCAGTCAGCCAGGTCCCCAGGAGTGGGAAGCCAGCTGAGCTGCTGAAGATATTTGCCATCGACAAGGACGCCATTGTACAGGCCGTCAGGGGCCTGGTGGCCAAGGCCTAA